One Halalkalicoccus sp. NIPERK01 genomic region harbors:
- a CDS encoding replication factor C large subunit — MADWTETHRPTTLSEVRGNDKARDALREWATTWEDHRKAVILHGSPGVGKTSAAHALANDMGWPTIELNASDQRKADIVERIAGEAARSGTLTGGSAGRRLVILDEADNFHGNVDYGGSRAVTDVIKSANQPVVLIANEFYDMSQSLRNSCETIEFRDVSKRSIVPVLRDICRQEGIEFEESALEAIAESTSGDLRSAVNDLQAIAEKEDRLTAEAVVTGERDRTKGIFDFLDEVIKEKGAQEALYASYDVDETPDDLINWIEDNVPKDFEGAELADAYTALARADRWLGRVRATQNYSYWRYASDNMTAGVAAARREPKGGWTRYGPPSYWRKLGRSRAARDRRDYVARRIAESSGTSMSSARREVLPYLAAMTHHCKNRELTVAMTARYELDAEHVSFITGSGKDTNKVRDIVADAERLREETAVEGSGGAFEGARRSSAEEDADTDDPAGGDGDEHTDERDDEGSDADDSQSGLGDFM, encoded by the coding sequence ATGGCCGATTGGACCGAGACGCACCGCCCGACGACGCTGTCGGAGGTGCGGGGCAACGACAAGGCCCGCGACGCGCTGCGCGAGTGGGCGACCACGTGGGAGGACCACCGAAAGGCCGTCATCCTCCACGGGAGTCCCGGCGTCGGCAAGACCTCCGCGGCCCACGCGCTCGCGAACGACATGGGCTGGCCGACGATCGAACTCAACGCCTCGGACCAGCGAAAGGCCGACATCGTCGAGCGAATCGCGGGCGAGGCGGCTCGAAGCGGGACCCTCACTGGGGGATCGGCGGGCCGTCGGCTCGTGATCCTCGACGAGGCCGACAACTTCCACGGCAACGTCGACTACGGCGGCTCGCGGGCCGTGACCGACGTGATCAAGTCCGCGAACCAGCCGGTCGTGTTGATCGCCAACGAGTTCTACGACATGTCCCAGAGCCTCAGGAACTCCTGCGAGACCATCGAGTTCCGGGACGTCTCGAAGCGCTCGATCGTGCCCGTCCTCCGGGACATCTGCCGACAGGAGGGCATCGAGTTCGAGGAGAGCGCGCTGGAGGCGATCGCCGAGAGCACGAGCGGGGACCTCCGGTCGGCGGTCAACGACCTGCAGGCGATCGCCGAGAAGGAGGACCGCCTGACCGCCGAGGCGGTCGTCACGGGCGAACGCGACCGCACCAAGGGGATCTTCGACTTCCTCGACGAGGTGATCAAGGAGAAGGGCGCTCAAGAGGCGCTGTACGCCTCCTACGACGTCGACGAGACCCCCGACGACCTCATCAACTGGATCGAGGACAACGTCCCCAAGGACTTCGAGGGGGCGGAACTCGCCGACGCCTACACCGCCCTCGCGCGGGCGGATCGCTGGCTCGGGCGCGTTCGCGCGACGCAGAACTACTCGTACTGGCGCTACGCGAGCGACAACATGACCGCCGGCGTCGCCGCCGCCCGCCGCGAGCCGAAGGGGGGGTGGACCCGCTACGGCCCGCCGAGTTACTGGCGGAAACTCGGGAGGTCGCGCGCGGCGCGCGACCGACGGGACTACGTCGCCCGGCGGATCGCCGAGTCGAGCGGGACGAGCATGTCGAGCGCCCGGCGGGAGGTCCTGCCCTACCTCGCGGCGATGACCCACCACTGCAAGAACCGAGAACTCACCGTCGCGATGACCGCGCGCTACGAACTGGACGCCGAACACGTCTCGTTTATCACCGGTAGCGGGAAGGACACCAACAAGGTCCGGGACATCGTCGCGGACGCCGAGCGCCTTCGCGAGGAAACCGCGGTCGAGGGTTCGGGTGGCGCGTTCGAGGGCGCACGCCGGTCGAGCGCCGAGGAGGACGCCGATACCGACGACCCCGCAGGGGGCGATGGCGACGAGCACACGGACGAACGCGACGACGAGGGGTCGGACGCCGACGACTCCCAGTCGGGTCTGGGCGACTTCATGTGA
- a CDS encoding COX15/CtaA family protein translates to MTRVTTRRLTNRSRLRSLLVATTGLTYVLLLIGIYTAAAGAGLTCAGRWPLCDGAVFGLFPANWPSFIEWFHRLVAMIAGFVVIGATYGAWRWQDDRRIRLAMTVALALYPLQALLGAGTVLDYSLFYLTAHFLTALTIFGSLVLATLWYLSDLASVGRVRYALFAAVGLFPVLVALSPGTLIAHTAAVQAIYYAVGLALFATLLAAAVWSGLLEPSAPRLSRVRLLAAVGAVVLAAQLLLGRYVYTDLIQLLDATAMTVAFLIAVAAAWLTSRIGPATTGPQAQ, encoded by the coding sequence ATGACGCGAGTCACGACGCGGAGGTTGACGAACCGCTCTCGGTTGCGCTCGCTGCTGGTGGCGACGACGGGGCTCACCTACGTCCTGTTGCTGATCGGGATCTACACGGCCGCCGCGGGCGCCGGCCTGACCTGTGCGGGGCGGTGGCCGCTGTGTGACGGCGCGGTGTTCGGGCTGTTCCCCGCGAACTGGCCGAGTTTCATCGAGTGGTTCCACCGGTTGGTCGCGATGATCGCGGGCTTCGTCGTGATCGGCGCGACCTACGGGGCCTGGCGCTGGCAGGACGACCGGCGGATCCGACTGGCGATGACGGTCGCGCTCGCGCTCTACCCGCTGCAGGCGCTTCTGGGCGCCGGGACGGTGCTCGACTACTCGCTGTTCTACCTCACCGCGCACTTCCTCACCGCGCTGACAATCTTCGGGTCGCTCGTGCTGGCGACGCTGTGGTATCTGTCCGACCTCGCGAGCGTCGGACGGGTCCGCTACGCGCTGTTCGCCGCAGTCGGGCTGTTCCCGGTCCTCGTCGCGCTCTCGCCCGGCACGCTGATCGCCCACACCGCGGCCGTGCAGGCGATCTACTACGCGGTCGGCCTCGCGCTGTTCGCGACCCTGCTCGCGGCGGCCGTCTGGTCGGGCCTCCTCGAACCGAGCGCCCCCCGTCTCTCGCGGGTGCGCCTGCTCGCGGCCGTCGGCGCGGTGGTCCTCGCCGCCCAACTGTTGTTGGGCCGCTACGTCTACACGGACCTGATCCAACTGCTCGACGCGACGGCGATGACCGTCGCGTTCCTGATCGCCGTCGCCGCGGCGTGGCTCACCTCTCGGATCGGACCCGCGACGACGGGCCCGCAGGCTCAGTAG
- a CDS encoding metal-dependent hydrolase, with product MPPVTVHIALGGLIGAVLLADHFDTRAILVVMGVSGVPDLDVFVGFVLPGTHRAALHTLLFPALLVGLLVWDVYVREESYVLRRWGAYGVQVAWVSIVSMTLAHIVLDSFGDGINAFWPLYDRFYMISGNLVLWHDNGLAVDFIEVVELGTTADTHYGTGFDTVRADGRRRFPVALTGEQFVLMVASCAVVTRRIIDDLRTTTVTRTAEYLSED from the coding sequence ATGCCACCTGTGACGGTACACATCGCCCTTGGGGGGTTGATCGGCGCGGTGCTTCTGGCGGACCACTTCGACACGCGGGCGATCCTCGTCGTGATGGGGGTTTCGGGCGTCCCCGATCTCGACGTGTTCGTCGGGTTCGTCCTCCCCGGGACGCACCGGGCGGCGTTACACACGCTGTTGTTCCCCGCCCTCCTCGTCGGCCTGCTCGTCTGGGACGTCTACGTCCGCGAGGAGTCCTACGTCCTCCGTCGGTGGGGGGCCTACGGCGTCCAGGTCGCCTGGGTCAGCATCGTCTCCATGACGCTCGCACACATCGTCCTCGACTCGTTCGGCGACGGTATCAACGCCTTCTGGCCGCTGTACGACCGGTTCTACATGATCTCGGGCAATCTCGTGCTCTGGCACGACAACGGACTCGCCGTCGACTTCATCGAGGTCGTCGAACTCGGGACGACCGCCGATACCCACTACGGGACCGGGTTCGACACGGTACGCGCCGACGGCAGGCGGCGGTTCCCGGTCGCCCTGACCGGCGAGCAGTTCGTCCTGATGGTCGCGAGCTGTGCGGTCGTCACCCGGCGCATCATCGATGACCTCCGGACGACGACCGTCACCCGGACCGCCGAGTACCTGAGCGAGGACTGA
- a CDS encoding reverse transcriptase-like protein codes for MAAYGRRSLRDRFDSAPTPHVAHPPRTHHRDFYVATDGSYHLHDHRAGMGVVIETRDGERVARFALPTTATDNNVAEYQALHFGLDVLAARAPRTARVGVLTDHDSLATNVNATALATRDGWHPGEIRIPPAGQNHWRGIRARIAGFAELRAAVIDGADNPAHPLANSPEEYAHVNREPDRCLRPETPPVRSGPGVPPPSRADRHAGD; via the coding sequence ATGGCCGCCTATGGCCGCCGGTCCCTCCGCGATCGCTTCGACAGCGCCCCGACCCCCCACGTCGCCCACCCGCCACGAACCCATCACCGCGACTTCTACGTCGCGACCGACGGGTCCTATCACCTCCACGACCATCGGGCGGGAATGGGCGTCGTCATCGAGACGCGGGACGGGGAACGGGTCGCGCGCTTCGCCCTTCCCACCACCGCAACCGACAACAACGTCGCCGAGTACCAGGCGCTCCACTTCGGGCTCGACGTGCTCGCCGCGCGCGCCCCCCGTACCGCCCGCGTCGGCGTCCTCACGGATCACGACTCGCTTGCGACCAACGTCAACGCCACGGCACTCGCCACGCGCGACGGCTGGCATCCCGGCGAGATCCGAATCCCGCCCGCGGGGCAGAACCACTGGCGGGGCATCCGCGCACGCATCGCCGGGTTCGCCGAGCTGCGTGCGGCGGTGATCGACGGGGCCGACAACCCCGCCCACCCGCTCGCCAACTCGCCGGAGGAGTACGCCCACGTCAACCGCGAACCCGACCGGTGTCTCCGACCCGAGACGCCCCCCGTGAGGAGCGGCCCGGGCGTCCCGCCGCCCTCGCGCGCCGACCGCCACGCGGGCGACTAG
- a CDS encoding AAC(3) family N-acetyltransferase gives MSNTTGEGNMELPMTERRGEARIDTAIRTASEGYHRGRTLRNRASMALQRKRREYDVGTVSEGTFDRVLDSHRTDTVFVHVGLRDISRAFERDPYEFLLGRLDERFESVLNPGFTPAFRSVDGGVYHKRHSLPRFGAFSRLFLEDCEYRTDDPTNSILVRGPYRFDGCRHDDTWAADGCFAKLDRENVQYLNVGTDWLRSSHIHYLENRLNVPYIETVEYEGVLYREDETAERITHRSHEYTMEVTWNRAKIQDDLERAGVLDSYDLNGLQVFAFRARDIRQVLTPKILADPYYLVT, from the coding sequence TGGTGAGGGGAACATGGAGCTACCGATGACCGAGCGGAGGGGGGAAGCACGTATCGATACCGCGATCCGGACCGCAAGCGAGGGGTATCACCGCGGTCGGACGCTGCGCAATCGGGCCTCGATGGCCCTCCAGCGAAAACGCCGCGAGTACGACGTCGGCACCGTCTCGGAGGGGACGTTCGACCGGGTTCTCGACTCCCACCGGACCGACACCGTCTTCGTCCACGTCGGCCTGCGCGACATCAGCCGGGCGTTCGAGCGCGATCCCTACGAGTTCCTGCTCGGGCGACTCGACGAGCGCTTCGAGTCGGTCCTCAACCCGGGGTTTACGCCCGCGTTCCGGTCGGTCGACGGCGGGGTCTACCACAAGCGCCACTCGCTGCCGAGGTTCGGGGCGTTCTCGCGGCTGTTTCTGGAGGACTGTGAGTACCGGACCGACGACCCGACTAACTCGATACTGGTGCGGGGGCCGTATCGCTTCGACGGCTGTCGCCACGACGATACGTGGGCGGCCGACGGCTGTTTCGCCAAACTGGACCGCGAGAACGTCCAGTACCTGAACGTCGGCACCGACTGGCTGCGCTCCTCGCACATCCACTACCTCGAGAACCGACTGAACGTCCCCTACATCGAGACGGTCGAGTACGAGGGCGTGCTCTACCGCGAGGACGAGACCGCGGAGCGGATCACCCACCGGTCACACGAGTACACGATGGAGGTCACGTGGAACAGGGCGAAGATCCAGGACGACCTCGAACGCGCGGGCGTCCTCGACAGCTACGACCTGAACGGCCTGCAGGTGTTCGCGTTTCGCGCGCGCGACATCCGGCAGGTGCTCACCCCGAAGATCCTCGCGGACCCGTACTACCTCGTCACGTAG
- a CDS encoding amidohydrolase family protein, which yields MILRDARLFDGRGAVETDAAIRFDPETGRIEAVGDADRQGDEPAISIPGHTVVPGLVDAHVHFSLSGQATIEDVVGRSDAELTLTEVKNARTTLEAGVTSVRAMGARDLDVVVKRAIDRGEIPGPRTLANCRSITITGGHGHHLGREVDGPTECRRAVREQVKKGAGFIKFMATGGVTTPGTDPETLAFTHEELEAIVDEAHRRGVHAATHAHGAEGIKAAAAAGVDTVEHGTFMDAEAIDLLVTNDVTLVPTLSAPYRIARNAEQATAESTQKTGDVYERHIESFKRAHEAGVEIAGGTDAGTPFNYHGTNSTEISFMVEHGMAPEEAIEAMTATAADVVGLDVGVLEPGRFADLLVIEGDPLEDVSLLREPTAVLKGGEVVAGGLPDGRSGR from the coding sequence ATGATTCTGCGGGACGCGCGCCTGTTCGACGGGCGCGGCGCGGTCGAGACGGACGCGGCGATCCGGTTCGACCCCGAGACGGGGCGTATCGAGGCGGTCGGCGACGCCGACCGACAGGGCGACGAACCGGCGATCTCGATCCCCGGCCACACGGTGGTACCGGGGCTGGTCGACGCCCACGTCCACTTCTCGCTGTCGGGACAGGCGACGATCGAGGACGTCGTCGGGCGAAGCGACGCGGAACTCACGCTGACGGAGGTGAAGAACGCCCGGACGACCCTCGAGGCGGGCGTGACGAGCGTCCGCGCGATGGGCGCGCGCGATCTAGACGTCGTGGTGAAACGCGCGATCGATCGGGGGGAGATTCCGGGCCCGCGGACGCTCGCGAACTGCCGGTCGATCACGATCACCGGGGGCCACGGCCACCACCTCGGGCGCGAGGTCGACGGCCCCACCGAGTGTCGCCGCGCGGTCCGCGAGCAGGTCAAGAAGGGGGCGGGCTTCATCAAGTTCATGGCGACCGGCGGGGTGACGACCCCGGGCACCGACCCCGAGACGCTCGCGTTCACACACGAGGAACTCGAGGCGATCGTCGACGAGGCCCACCGGCGAGGGGTCCACGCGGCGACCCACGCCCACGGCGCCGAGGGGATCAAGGCCGCGGCGGCGGCGGGCGTCGACACGGTCGAACACGGCACCTTCATGGACGCGGAGGCGATCGACCTGTTGGTCACGAACGACGTGACGCTCGTTCCGACGCTGTCTGCGCCCTATCGGATCGCGCGCAACGCCGAGCAGGCCACCGCCGAGAGCACGCAGAAGACCGGCGACGTCTACGAGCGCCACATCGAGTCGTTCAAGCGGGCCCACGAGGCCGGCGTGGAGATCGCCGGCGGCACCGACGCGGGCACGCCCTTCAACTACCACGGGACGAATAGTACGGAAATCTCCTTCATGGTCGAACACGGAATGGCCCCGGAGGAGGCCATCGAGGCGATGACCGCGACCGCCGCCGACGTGGTCGGCCTCGACGTGGGCGTCCTCGAACCCGGTCGGTTCGCCGACCTGCTGGTGATCGAGGGCGACCCCCTCGAAGACGTCTCGCTGCTTCGAGAGCCGACGGCCGTGCTCAAGGGCGGGGAGGTCGTCGCGGGAGGACTCCCGGACGGCCGAAGCGGTCGTTGA
- a CDS encoding pyridoxamine 5'-phosphate oxidase family protein, with translation MTTESFGEITGTGMDEAEVGAFLHDRGIGVLSLARDGEAYGVPVSFGYDGTDRLYFVFLRVGEESRKEAFAAATDRASFTIYDVESKHAWRSVIVHGRIREVADDEWETVRDSIDDNAWYPSLFSEAEPMRDIQGWVLEIEEMTGQKNEG, from the coding sequence ATGACCACTGAATCGTTCGGCGAGATCACTGGAACGGGGATGGACGAGGCGGAGGTCGGGGCGTTTCTTCACGATCGGGGGATCGGGGTGTTGTCGCTCGCGCGCGACGGCGAGGCCTACGGCGTTCCGGTGTCCTTCGGCTACGACGGGACGGACCGGCTCTACTTCGTCTTCCTCCGGGTCGGCGAGGAGAGCAGGAAGGAGGCGTTCGCCGCGGCGACCGACCGGGCGAGTTTCACGATCTACGACGTGGAGTCGAAACACGCCTGGCGGAGCGTGATCGTACACGGGCGGATCCGGGAGGTGGCCGACGACGAGTGGGAGACGGTCAGGGACTCGATCGACGACAACGCGTGGTATCCGAGCCTCTTCTCGGAGGCCGAACCCATGCGGGACATCCAGGGGTGGGTACTGGAGATCGAGGAGATGACTGGCCAGAAGAACGAGGGCTGA
- a CDS encoding helix-turn-helix domain-containing protein — protein MSSRSPRAELAEKVAGEITLSEDPGATLRKWRTDFTVSQTELAEELSISSSVISDYESGRRKSPGIAVVRRIVTALLDIDERRGGDRIRQYARVISAGFESDIVHDLREYPATVPLERFYDAIDATEVVSGTSDRISGHTVIDSIEAITRLSSEEFYRLYGQSTNRALVFTGVTRGESPLVAMRVVNPTPNAVVLHGLSEADLWEHAPDLARIDGFSLAVCTTEIETTLDRLRTLPT, from the coding sequence ATGAGTTCGCGCTCGCCGCGGGCCGAACTCGCCGAGAAGGTCGCCGGCGAGATCACGCTCAGCGAGGATCCGGGAGCGACGCTCAGGAAGTGGCGCACCGACTTCACGGTCTCGCAGACCGAACTCGCCGAGGAGCTCTCGATCTCCTCGTCGGTGATCTCCGACTACGAGAGCGGCCGGCGGAAGAGTCCGGGTATCGCGGTCGTCCGGCGGATCGTCACCGCGCTGCTCGACATCGACGAACGCCGCGGCGGCGACCGGATCCGACAGTACGCCCGCGTGATCTCCGCGGGGTTCGAGAGCGACATCGTCCACGACCTGCGCGAGTACCCCGCGACCGTCCCCCTGGAGCGGTTCTACGACGCGATCGACGCGACCGAGGTGGTCTCGGGCACCTCGGATCGGATCAGCGGCCACACCGTGATCGACAGCATCGAGGCGATCACTCGTCTGTCGAGCGAGGAGTTCTACCGCCTCTACGGCCAGAGCACGAACCGCGCGCTGGTGTTCACCGGCGTCACCCGCGGGGAGTCCCCGCTGGTGGCGATGCGGGTGGTCAACCCGACGCCGAACGCGGTCGTCCTCCACGGGCTCTCGGAGGCGGACCTCTGGGAGCACGCGCCCGACCTCGCGCGGATCGACGGCTTCTCGCTCGCGGTCTGTACCACGGAGATCGAGACGACCCTCGATCGCCTGCGGACCCTCCCTACGTGA
- a CDS encoding EamA family transporter, which translates to MSRYRTPALFLLLATVWGTAFVAIRAGLEYFPPVLFAALRYDVAAAFMLAYAIYVTDRPVPRTRGEWSLVVIGGVLLIAAYHALLFVGQQSVTSAMAAVVVSLSPVLTAAFARIWLPSERLAPAGLLGMGLGLVGVVVLSRPDPGNVLSADVIATGLILAAATAFALGSVLLRRSEAELPIETLEGWSMALGALVMHALSVAMPGESLAAIEWTPEAVVALAYLAVVSSAVGFLLYFDLLERVGPIEINLVSYVVPVVAAIAGWLLLAETIDPATVAGFLVIFVGFCLIKRRQLAAELPVLRAAITERL; encoded by the coding sequence GTGAGCAGGTATCGAACCCCCGCCCTGTTTCTCCTGCTGGCGACCGTCTGGGGGACGGCCTTCGTCGCCATCAGGGCAGGCCTCGAGTACTTCCCGCCCGTGCTGTTCGCGGCGCTTCGCTACGACGTCGCGGCGGCGTTCATGCTCGCCTACGCGATCTACGTCACCGACCGTCCGGTCCCCCGAACGCGCGGGGAGTGGTCCCTCGTCGTCATCGGCGGCGTGTTGCTCATCGCGGCCTATCACGCGCTGTTGTTCGTCGGCCAGCAGAGCGTGACCAGCGCGATGGCGGCCGTGGTCGTCAGCCTCTCGCCGGTGCTCACGGCCGCCTTCGCTCGGATCTGGCTTCCGAGCGAACGGCTGGCACCCGCCGGCCTCCTCGGGATGGGCCTCGGCCTCGTGGGCGTCGTGGTCCTCTCGCGGCCCGACCCCGGGAACGTCCTCTCGGCCGACGTGATCGCCACGGGCCTGATCCTCGCCGCGGCGACCGCCTTCGCGCTCGGGAGCGTGCTGCTCAGGCGCAGCGAGGCCGAACTCCCGATCGAGACCCTGGAGGGGTGGTCGATGGCGCTCGGCGCGCTGGTGATGCACGCCCTCTCCGTTGCGATGCCGGGCGAGTCGCTCGCGGCGATCGAGTGGACCCCCGAGGCGGTCGTCGCGCTCGCCTACCTCGCGGTGGTGTCGAGCGCGGTCGGCTTCCTCCTGTATTTCGACCTGCTCGAACGGGTCGGGCCGATCGAGATCAACCTCGTCTCCTACGTGGTGCCCGTGGTCGCGGCGATCGCCGGCTGGCTCCTGCTGGCGGAGACGATCGATCCCGCGACGGTCGCCGGGTTCCTCGTCATCTTCGTCGGCTTCTGTCTGATCAAGCGCCGACAGCTCGCCGCCGAACTCCCCGTGTTACGCGCCGCGATAACCGAGCGCCTGTGA
- a CDS encoding Xaa-Pro peptidase family protein has product MKRTRLDAYRMRYDLDSVWLARPENFAWLTGGNNVVDRAGEVGVAAAGYDGHDVVVITDNIEAARLAEEELSGERVLTYDWYAGSLADAVASYTEDTAAADFRAPGLRHVDISALRYPLTEGDIERYRDLGRDTAEVLEEVCRDLEPTSTEREVAADLRGGLANRGIDSPVALVGGAKRAREYRHYTPTTTKLGRYALVSVTARRNGLYASCTRTVAFDAPDWLESRHEAATKVETAALSATRRVGQAGGEARDVFASIQEAYRDVSYPREWQRHHQGGAAGYQGREWIATPWHDGEVTLPMAYAWNPTVQGAKSEDTVLVTEDEPEVLTTTGEWPTRTVSAAGLELERPAILELD; this is encoded by the coding sequence ATGAAACGCACTCGACTGGACGCCTACCGGATGCGATACGATCTCGACTCCGTCTGGCTCGCGCGCCCCGAGAACTTCGCGTGGCTCACCGGCGGGAACAACGTCGTCGACCGCGCGGGGGAGGTCGGCGTCGCCGCCGCGGGCTACGACGGCCACGACGTGGTCGTGATCACCGACAACATCGAGGCCGCCCGACTCGCCGAAGAGGAACTCTCCGGCGAACGCGTGCTCACCTACGACTGGTACGCCGGTTCGCTCGCCGACGCCGTCGCCTCATACACCGAGGATACGGCGGCCGCGGACTTCCGGGCCCCCGGCCTCCGACACGTCGACATCAGCGCGCTTCGCTACCCCCTCACCGAGGGCGATATCGAGCGCTACCGCGATCTAGGGCGCGACACCGCCGAGGTCCTCGAAGAGGTCTGTCGGGACCTCGAACCGACGAGCACCGAACGCGAGGTCGCCGCCGACCTCCGAGGTGGACTCGCGAATCGGGGGATCGACTCGCCGGTGGCGCTCGTCGGCGGCGCGAAACGCGCCCGCGAGTACCGCCACTACACGCCGACGACGACGAAGCTCGGCAGGTACGCGCTCGTCTCCGTGACTGCTCGCCGGAACGGGCTGTACGCCAGCTGTACCCGGACCGTGGCGTTCGACGCACCCGATTGGCTCGAGTCGCGCCACGAGGCCGCGACGAAGGTGGAGACGGCGGCGCTTTCGGCCACCAGGAGGGTGGGGCAGGCCGGCGGCGAGGCCCGAGACGTCTTCGCGTCGATCCAGGAGGCCTACCGCGACGTGAGCTATCCCCGCGAGTGGCAACGCCACCACCAGGGCGGCGCGGCAGGGTACCAGGGGAGAGAATGGATCGCGACCCCGTGGCACGACGGGGAGGTGACGCTGCCGATGGCGTACGCGTGGAACCCCACCGTGCAGGGCGCGAAAAGCGAGGATACGGTGCTCGTAACCGAGGACGAGCCGGAGGTCCTGACGACCACCGGCGAGTGGCCGACCCGCACGGTCTCCGCGGCGGGGCTTGAACTCGAACGCCCGGCGATTCTGGAACTCGACTAG
- a CDS encoding GNAT family N-acetyltransferase: MELRPYEPGADEDDLWTLKRAFERGLGAGTGGEEKEALYEAKLTPAYRERYLDWVGRCVATDPRCVTVADDDAPVGYAFVLPERLAMIWDAAVLNELYVAPEHRGTGVADDLMDAACALASEQDLPLDRLVLDVDPENARARAFYDRHDFEPWGEMVARPLP; the protein is encoded by the coding sequence ATGGAGCTCAGACCGTACGAACCCGGCGCTGACGAGGACGACCTCTGGACGCTCAAACGGGCCTTCGAGCGGGGCCTCGGGGCCGGAACGGGCGGCGAGGAGAAGGAGGCGCTCTACGAGGCGAAACTCACCCCCGCCTACCGCGAGCGGTATCTCGACTGGGTGGGCCGGTGTGTCGCCACGGACCCCCGGTGTGTGACGGTCGCCGACGACGACGCGCCCGTCGGCTACGCCTTCGTCCTGCCCGAACGGTTGGCGATGATCTGGGACGCGGCGGTCCTGAACGAACTCTACGTCGCGCCCGAGCACCGCGGAACCGGCGTCGCCGACGACCTGATGGACGCGGCGTGCGCGCTCGCGAGCGAGCAGGACCTCCCCCTGGATCGACTCGTCCTCGACGTAGACCCCGAGAACGCCCGCGCGCGGGCGTTCTACGACCGCCACGACTTCGAGCCGTGGGGCGAGATGGTCGCCCGGCCGCTCCCGTAA